The Bartonella australis AUST/NH1 genome contains the following window.
CCCGTTTACGGAATTGTTCAATACGCGTGTAATCAAAAATCGAAGGATACGACATATTATCGAGTTCTTTCAGTATATGGCGCCGCGCACTTTGAATATAGTTATTGTATGCATATTACGTTAAGTTTATAATGCCAAATAAAAAGTAAAAGTGAGTTTATAAAAGAGTAGAGCCTTCAAAAAAATTAAATTTCGTAAATTTTAAGGTGCGAAAGGAATTTTTGGTGCATCGCAAACTTATATCAAGCAACAAATTAATAGCATAATATTTTTTGGAAATTATTTTAAATAGCGGGGGTATATTGGGTGAATATATTGAGCGTTTAGCAGCGATTCTGTATCCACCGATTTGCCTTGGATGCAAAAAAATAGTCTCTGCTCACGGTACAGTTTGTCCCGATTGTTGGAAAGATCTCCAATTTATTACGAGACCTTATTGTCCTGTTATGGGCGTTCCTTTTCACCATGATATGGGAGATGGTTTTCTTAGCGGTGAGGCTATCCAGACTTCTCCTCCTTTTTCACGTATCCGCTCTGCTGTTGTTCATAAGGGACTAGCTCGAATTTTAGCAATACGACTGAAATACAGTGACCATATAGAATTAGCACGTTTTATGGCTAACTGGATGATACTTGCAGGACGTGAAGTAATTAATGATTGTGACGTTATTATTCCCATCCCACTACATTTTCGTCGTTTTTTTCGGCGGCGTTATAACCAATCTGCTGAGCTTGCTCGTTATATCGCAGTGATACGGAAGAAACCTTTTAAACCTGGTTGGCTTACGCGTTGTCGGCATACACGTCCGCAGGTCGGCTTGTCTTCTAGGGAGAGAAAGCTTAATGTACAAGGCGCTTTTAAGGTGCCTAAGGAAGTTAAAAAACATATAAAAGGATGCTCTATTTTGCTCATTGATGATGTTTTGACAACGGGTGTAACAGTTACCGCAGCAGCCGCGATATTAAAACGCGCAGGCGCGCGACAGGTTGATATATTAACATTTTCGCGTGTACTAAAGAATGACCCTATTTTTCCTAATTTAGGAGAGGCTACTAATAATGTATCATATTAAATAAAGAATGGAGATTATTATGAAAAAGATCACACTTTATACACGTCCTAATTGCCCTTATTGCATAAAAGCGCGTGCCCTACTTGATGAGAAAGGCGTAAAATATACTGATATTGATGCTTCAACTTCCCTCCGCCAAGAAATGATACAGAAAGCTAACGGGCGTAATACGTTTCCGCAAATTTTTATAGGTGATTATCATGTTGGAGGGTGTGATGATCTCTACGCTTTAGACGCTGAAGGCAAGCTCGATTCTTTATTGGAAGGAGCTCATTAGTTGTTGATTATGGCGCACTTATTTAAGCCGTTGCGCGAGAAGAATGTAGTTGACATCTGTATTTTCTGAGCGATTCCAACTGTCATTTAATGGATTATAAGTTATACCGATCTTATCAATAACAGTAAGAGAATTTTTTAATAATAGATTCGAAAGTTCTTGGGGTTTCAGAAATTTTTTGTAGTCATGAGTTCCTTTAGGAAGCCAGCGTAAAATGTATTCAGCGCCTATAATAGCTAATCCCCATGCCTTCCAAGTACGGTTGAGCGTCGCAATAAACATAAGCCCCTCTGGTTTGAGCATTTTAGCTGTTGCTGATAAAAAGAGGTTAACGTCAGCAACGTGCTCGACGACCTCCATATTGAGGATCACGTCAAATTGCTCACCTTCATTTGCAAGTTCTTCCGCAGTGGTAGCGCGATAGTCGATTAAAAGGCCGTTTTGTGCTGCATGGCTTTTTGCTATTTCGATATTAGCTTGCGCAGCATCGACTCCCACAACAGTGGCCCCAAGACGGGCCATTGGTTCGCACAATAAGCCTCCTCCGCAGCCAATATCAAGAAATTTTAAGTCTTTAAAGGGTGTCAGTGAAATAGGATCGCGGTCAAATGCTAAACAGACTTTTTCCTTAATATAAGCAAGACGCGTCGGGTTGAACTTATGCAGAGGCCGAAATTTGCCTTGCGGATTCCACCACTCAGCGGCGATACGCGAAAAATGGTCGATTTCATCCTGATCGATTGTTGTGCGATTTTCGTTTATCATACTGCCCTCCTTTCACTTCTCGATTATCACGTCAGATGAATTTTTTTTAAAGTCAAGCGTAAATTAACGTAAACCTGCTAAGGCTTGCGAAAATGGTAGATATTAGTTATGTCAGAAGGCGGCTTTGTATAATTACAGGGTCCCATTCTAGCTATTGTGTGAAATAAGAAATATAAGAGTGTCGTGAAATGGCGCGTATTGTCATGAAATTCGGCGGAACATCTGTTGCGGACATTGAACATATCCATAATGTTGCGCGGCACGTCAAAAGAGAAGCGGACGCAGGCAATGAGGTCGCTGTTGTAGTGTCGGCAATGGCGGGTAAAACTAATGAGCTTGTCCAGTGGACGCGTGATGCTTCACCAGTGTATGATACCCACGAATATGACGTAGTTGTCGCTTCTGGCGAACAAGTGACGGCCGGTTTATTAGCTATTACACTCCAAGCAATGGGAGTGAAGGCTCGTTCATGGCTTGGTTGGCAAATTCCTATTCATACAGATGATGCCCACGGAGGTGCGCGGATTGTAGATATTAACGGATCTCTTTTGCTGCAATGTTTTAGGGAAGGTCAGGTGGCGGTTATCGCTGGCTTTCAGGGGGTAGCTCCAGGTAATCGAATTTCTACTTTGGGACGCGGTGGATCAGATACGAGTGCGATCGCAATGGCTGCAGCTTTGCAGGCTGATCGCTGTGATATCTACACGGATGTAGACGGTGTTTATACAACTGATCCGCGGATAGAACCAAAAGCACGCCGTTTGTCAAAAGTGGCTTTTGAAGAAATGCTCGAAATGGCTTCTCTTGGGGCGAAAGTTTTACAAGTTCGTTCTGTTGAATTGGCTATGGTTCACAAAGTCCGCACTTTCGTGCGTTCAAGTTTCGAGGACCCCGGGGCTTTGGACATGGGTGATTTAATGAATTTTTCCGGGACACTTATTTGCGATGAGGATGAAATTGTGGAACAACAGAACGTTACTGGTATCGCTTTTGCAAAGGATGAAGCACAAATTTCGCTGCGTCGACTGGCAGACCGCCCGGGTGTCTCCGCGGCAATTTTTGGTCCTTTGGCTGAAGAGCGTATCAATGTCGATATGATTGTGCAGAATATCTCTGAAGATGGTTCGAAGACAGATATGACTTTCACTGTGCCGTCTGCCGATGTAGATAAGGCTGTTGCACTTCTGGAAAAAAATCGTAAAAATATTGGCTACGATGTTATTCAGTCCGAAGGTGACCTCGCAAAAATCTCTGTTATTGGTATTGGGATGCGGAGTCACGCGGGTGTCGCGGCTACAGCGTTCAAGGCTTTAGCTGAAAAAGGCATTAATATTCAGGCAATAACCACTTCGGAAATTAAGATCTCTGTTTTGATTGATCGCGCTTATACTGAACTTGCAGTCAGGACTTTGCACGCCGTTTATGGTCTCGACAAGGGGTAAGAGCTTTTTGATTTTGGTGTTTTCTCAGTAAACAATAATTATACACACAGGATAGCTGAGAGTTATAAAATGGGTCTTCAGCAGCGAAGAGAGAAAAGAGGGTAAATGTCCGCTTAGATGCAGTTATTTTGGCTATTGGTTTAATAAAAAGAGCGCTATTAAAGTTGGACGCTGAAGTTCTGCAAGCACGATTGTGTGCGGATGCTGAGAATCATAAAATGAAAATGCTGCATTTTTGATAGTTAAAATTTTCAGCTAATAGAATAGGCAAGAATATTTATCAGGCATTTTCGCCATAATTATAAGAAAATGACAATAAAATGAGCAAGCTAAACTTCTTTTGGGAAGTTTAGCTGTAGGGGTTTTGCGAGTGCTTTATTGATTAAGGGTCACCGTGCGCTTTTTTTTATTGTTCTTAATGTAACAGAGTCCGTATACGAGGCCAGCAAGGGAAGATAGACCTGATCCACAAAGTACGCCGATTTTTGCGGAATCAAGCTGAACAACGTCTTTAAAAGCGAGCATTGAAACGAAAATAGACATGGTAAAGCCAATCCCTGCTAAACATCCAATCAATAATATACCCGCCCATGTTATATTAGGTGGAAGGCGGCAAAGTCCTGATTTTACCGCTAGATAGCTAGCAGTCATAATCCCGAGCGGTTTACCGACACATAGGCCAACGATAATGCCAAGAACGATTAAGAACGATTTGTCAGAAGAAAGATCAAAATTTGCAAAACTAACGCCTGCATTTGCAAAGGCGAAAATCGGCATCACGCCGTAAGCTACCCACGGATGCAACGCTTTTTGGACGCGTATTACAGGTGCGATTATATCACGCTGCCCTTTGCGCATTTTTTTCAATATGAGTGAGATATGATTCAGATCTGTTTTTACGTTTTTTTCTTGAAGTGCATTAACTGCGTTACTTAGTATAGTAAGGGGTGCTACAAGATTGCGAGTGGGTAAGAC
Protein-coding sequences here:
- the ubiG gene encoding bifunctional 2-polyprenyl-6-hydroxyphenol methylase/3-demethylubiquinol 3-O-methyltransferase UbiG; its protein translation is MINENRTTIDQDEIDHFSRIAAEWWNPQGKFRPLHKFNPTRLAYIKEKVCLAFDRDPISLTPFKDLKFLDIGCGGGLLCEPMARLGATVVGVDAAQANIEIAKSHAAQNGLLIDYRATTAEELANEGEQFDVILNMEVVEHVADVNLFLSATAKMLKPEGLMFIATLNRTWKAWGLAIIGAEYILRWLPKGTHDYKKFLKPQELSNLLLKNSLTVIDKIGITYNPLNDSWNRSENTDVNYILLAQRLK
- a CDS encoding ComF family protein, whose translation is MLGEYIERLAAILYPPICLGCKKIVSAHGTVCPDCWKDLQFITRPYCPVMGVPFHHDMGDGFLSGEAIQTSPPFSRIRSAVVHKGLARILAIRLKYSDHIELARFMANWMILAGREVINDCDVIIPIPLHFRRFFRRRYNQSAELARYIAVIRKKPFKPGWLTRCRHTRPQVGLSSRERKLNVQGAFKVPKEVKKHIKGCSILLIDDVLTTGVTVTAAAAILKRAGARQVDILTFSRVLKNDPIFPNLGEATNNVSY
- a CDS encoding aspartate kinase, translated to MARIVMKFGGTSVADIEHIHNVARHVKREADAGNEVAVVVSAMAGKTNELVQWTRDASPVYDTHEYDVVVASGEQVTAGLLAITLQAMGVKARSWLGWQIPIHTDDAHGGARIVDINGSLLLQCFREGQVAVIAGFQGVAPGNRISTLGRGGSDTSAIAMAAALQADRCDIYTDVDGVYTTDPRIEPKARRLSKVAFEEMLEMASLGAKVLQVRSVELAMVHKVRTFVRSSFEDPGALDMGDLMNFSGTLICDEDEIVEQQNVTGIAFAKDEAQISLRRLADRPGVSAAIFGPLAEERINVDMIVQNISEDGSKTDMTFTVPSADVDKAVALLEKNRKNIGYDVIQSEGDLAKISVIGIGMRSHAGVAATAFKALAEKGINIQAITTSEIKISVLIDRAYTELAVRTLHAVYGLDKG
- the grxC gene encoding glutaredoxin 3 — protein: MKKITLYTRPNCPYCIKARALLDEKGVKYTDIDASTSLRQEMIQKANGRNTFPQIFIGDYHVGGCDDLYALDAEGKLDSLLEGAH